A window of the Molothrus ater isolate BHLD 08-10-18 breed brown headed cowbird unplaced genomic scaffold, BPBGC_Mater_1.1 matUn_MA696, whole genome shotgun sequence genome harbors these coding sequences:
- the LOC118701177 gene encoding uncharacterized protein LOC118701177 isoform X25 gives MGTSAGTFWNLPRSLRTFPDPPEPSQIPMEPSGTFPGPSEPSQILQNHHRSPWNLPEPSQILQNHHRSPWNLLEPSQLPQNLPRAAPSSWCSATPSWLGSRDWWLWNLPEPSQNLPRSPWNLLEPSQILQNPPRYPWNLPELSRTITDPHGTFRNLPEPSQIPLEPSGTLPDPHGTFRNLPEPSQIPLEPSRTFPDPPEPSQIPMEPSGTFQNHRRSPWNLLEPSRTLVDPPGTFQNLPKFPQEPPRPPGAPQDPSPKIPGPILGFFWGDFGEGFLGRILGFWGILGRILGFWGWILSFLGRILREFWRILGKDFEVFLGKDFGVLGDFGKDFGVLGMDFEFFGDGF, from the exons ATGGGAACATCTGCTGGAAC CTTCTGGAACCTTCCCAGGTCCCTCAGAACCTTCCCAGATCCTCCAGAACCATCACAGATCCCCATGGAACCTTCCGGAAC CTTCCCAGGTCCCTCAGAACCTTCCCAGATCCTCCAGAACCATCACAGATCCCCATGGAACCTTCCGGAAC CTTCCCAGATCCTCCAGAACCATCACAGATCCCCATGGAACCTTCTGGAaccttcccagctcccacagaaccTTCCCAGAGCGGCTCCGTCATCGTGGTGCTCCGCAACGCCCTCATGGCTGGGAAGTAGGGATTGGTGGCTTTGGAACCTTCCAGAACCTTCTCAGAACCTTCCCAGATCCCCTTGGAACCTTCTAGAACCTTCCCAGATCCTCCAGAACCCTCCCAGATACCCCTGGAACCTTCCAGAACTTTCCAGAACCATCACAGATCCCCATGGAACCTTCCGGAACCTTCCAGAACCCTCCCAGATCCCCCTGGAACCTTCCGGAACCCTCCCAGATCCTCATGGAACCTTCCGGAACCTTCCAGAACCCTCCCAGATCCCCCTGGAACCTTCCAGAACCTTCCCAGATCCTCCAGAACCATCACAGATCCCCATGGAACCTTCCGGAACTTTCCAGAACCATCGTAGATCCCCTTGGAACCTTCTGGAACCCTCCAGAACCCTCGTAGATCCCCCTGGAACCTTCCAGAAccttcccaaattcccccaggagcccccaagACCTCCAggagccccccaggacccctcccccaaaattcccggcccgattttggggtttttttggggggattttggggaaggatttttgggaaggattttggggttttgggggattttgggaaggattttggggttttggggatggattttgagttttttgggaCGGATTTTGAGGGAAttttggaggattttggggAAGGATTTCGAGGTTTTTTTGGggaaggattttggggttttgggggattttgggaaggattttggggttttggggatggattttgagttttttggggACGGATTTTGA
- the LOC118701177 gene encoding uncharacterized protein LOC118701177 isoform X31, producing MGTSAGTFQNLPRSLRTFPDPPEPSQIPMEPSGTFPDPPEPSQIPMEPSGTFLGPSEPSQILQNHHRSPWNLPELSQLPQSLPRAAPSSWCSATPSWLGNREFLMGTSAGTFQNLPRSLRTFPDPPEPSQIPMEPSGTFPAPTEPSQIPMEPSGTFQNPPRSPWNLPEPSQIPLEPSRTFPDPPEPSQIPMEPSGTFQNHRRSPWNLLEPSRTLVDPPGTFQNLPKFPQEPPRPPGAPQDPSPKIPGPILGFFWGDFGEGFLGRILGFWGILGRILGFWGWILSFLGRILREFWRILGKDFEVFLGKDFGVLGDFGKDFGVLGMDFEFFGDGF from the exons ATGGGAACATCTGCTGGAACCTTCCAGAAC CTTCCCAGGTCCCTCAGAACCTTCCCAGATCCTCCAGAACCATCACAGATCCCCATGGAACCTTCCGGAAC CTTCCCAGATCCTCCAGAACCATCACAGATCCCCATGGAACCTTCCGGAACCTTCCTAGGTCCCTCAGAACCTTCCCAGATCCTCCAGAACCATCACAGATCCCCATGGAACCTTCCGGAActttcccagctcccccagagcCTTCCCAGAGCGGCTCCGTCATCGTGGTGCTCCGCAACGCCCTCATGGCTGGGAAATAGAGAATTCCTGATGGGAACATCTGCTGGAACCTTCCAGAACCTTCCCAGGTCCCTCAGAACCTTCCCAGATCCTCCAGAACCATCACAGATCCCCATGGAACCTTCTGGAaccttcccagctcccacagaac CATCACAGATCCCCATGGAACCTTCCGGAACCTTCCAGAACCCTCCCAGATCCCCCTGGAAC CTTCCAGAACCCTCCCAGATCCCCCTGGAACCTTCCAGAACCTTCCCAGATCCTCCAGAACCATCACAGATCCCCATGGAACCTTCCGGAACTTTCCAGAACCATCGTAGATCCCCTTGGAACCTTCTGGAACCCTCCAGAACCCTCGTAGATCCCCCTGGAACCTTCCAGAAccttcccaaattcccccaggagcccccaagACCTCCAggagccccccaggacccctcccccaaaattcccggcccgattttggggtttttttggggggattttggggaaggatttttgggaaggattttggggttttgggggattttgggaaggattttggggttttggggatggattttgagttttttgggaCGGATTTTGAGGGAAttttggaggattttggggAAGGATTTCGAGGTTTTTTTGGggaaggattttggggttttgggggattttgggaaggattttggggttttggggatggattttgagttttttggggACGGATTTTGA
- the LOC118701177 gene encoding uncharacterized protein LOC118701177 isoform X24 encodes MGTSAGTFQNLPRSLRTFPDPPEPSQIPMEPSGTFPGPSEPSQILQNHHRSPWNLPEPSQILQNHHRSPWNLLEPSQLPQNLPRAAPSSWCSATPSWLGSRDWWLWNLPEPSQNLPRSPWNLLEPSQILQNPPRYPWNLPELSRTITDPHGTFRNLPEPSQIPLEPSGTLPDPHGTFRNLPEPSQIPLEPSRTFPDPPEPSQIPMEPSGTFQNHRRSPWNLLEPSRTLVDPPGTFQNLPKFPQEPPRPPGAPQDPSPKIPGPILGFFWGDFGEGFLGRILGFWGILGRILGFWGWILSFLGRILREFWRILGKDFEVFLGKDFGVLGDFGKDFGVLGMDFEFFGDGF; translated from the exons ATGGGAACATCTGCTGGAACCTTCCAGAAC CTTCCCAGGTCCCTCAGAACCTTCCCAGATCCTCCAGAACCATCACAGATCCCCATGGAACCTTCCGGAAC CTTCCCAGGTCCCTCAGAACCTTCCCAGATCCTCCAGAACCATCACAGATCCCCATGGAACCTTCCGGAAC CTTCCCAGATCCTCCAGAACCATCACAGATCCCCATGGAACCTTCTGGAaccttcccagctcccacagaaccTTCCCAGAGCGGCTCCGTCATCGTGGTGCTCCGCAACGCCCTCATGGCTGGGAAGTAGGGATTGGTGGCTTTGGAACCTTCCAGAACCTTCTCAGAACCTTCCCAGATCCCCTTGGAACCTTCTAGAACCTTCCCAGATCCTCCAGAACCCTCCCAGATACCCCTGGAACCTTCCAGAACTTTCCAGAACCATCACAGATCCCCATGGAACCTTCCGGAACCTTCCAGAACCCTCCCAGATCCCCCTGGAACCTTCCGGAACCCTCCCAGATCCTCATGGAACCTTCCGGAACCTTCCAGAACCCTCCCAGATCCCCCTGGAACCTTCCAGAACCTTCCCAGATCCTCCAGAACCATCACAGATCCCCATGGAACCTTCCGGAACTTTCCAGAACCATCGTAGATCCCCTTGGAACCTTCTGGAACCCTCCAGAACCCTCGTAGATCCCCCTGGAACCTTCCAGAAccttcccaaattcccccaggagcccccaagACCTCCAggagccccccaggacccctcccccaaaattcccggcccgattttggggtttttttggggggattttggggaaggatttttgggaaggattttggggttttgggggattttgggaaggattttggggttttggggatggattttgagttttttgggaCGGATTTTGAGGGAAttttggaggattttggggAAGGATTTCGAGGTTTTTTTGGggaaggattttggggttttgggggattttgggaaggattttggggttttggggatggattttgagttttttggggACGGATTTTGA
- the LOC118701177 gene encoding uncharacterized protein LOC118701177 isoform X27, with amino-acid sequence MGISGTFRNLPEPSQLPQNLPRAAPSSWGSATPPWLGNREFLMGTSPGTFQNLPRSLRTFPDPPEPSQIPMEPSGTFPDPPEPSQIPMEPSGTFLGPSEPSQILQNHHRSPWNLPRSSRTITDPHGTFWNLPSSHRTITDPHGTFRNLPEPSQIPLEPSGTLPDPHGTFRNLPEPSQIPLEPSRTFPDPPEPSQIPMEPSGTFQNHRRSPWNLLEPSRTLVDPPGTFQNLPKFPQEPPRPPGAPQDPSPKIPGPILGFFWGDFGEGFLGRILGFWGILGRILGFWGWILSFLGRILREFWRILGKDFEVFLGKDFGVLGDFGKDFGVLGMDFEFFGDGF; translated from the exons ATGGGCATCTCCGGAACCTTCCGGAACCTTCCGGAaccttcccagctcccccagaACCTTCCCAGAGCGGCTCCGTCATCGTGGGGCTCCGCAACGCCCCCATGGCTGGGAAATAGAGAATTCCTGATGGGAACATCTCCTGGAACCTTCCAGAAC CTTCCCAGGTCCCTCAGAACCTTCCCAGATCCTCCAGAACCATCACAGATCCCCATGGAACCTTCCGGAAC CTTCCCAGATCCTCCAGAACCATCACAGATCCCCATGGAACCTTCCGGAACCTTCCTAGGTCCCTCAGAACCTTCCCAGATCCTCCAGAACCATCACAGATCCCCATGGAAC CTTCCCAGATCCTCCAGAACCATCACAGATCCCCATGGAACCTTCTGGAaccttcccagctcccacagaac CATCACAGATCCCCATGGAACCTTCCGGAACCTTCCAGAACCCTCCCAGATCCCCCTGGAACCTTCCGGAACCCTCCCAGATCCTCATGGAACCTTCCGGAACCTTCCAGAACCCTCCCAGATCCCCCTGGAACCTTCCAGAACCTTCCCAGATCCTCCAGAACCATCACAGATCCCCATGGAACCTTCCGGAACTTTCCAGAACCATCGTAGATCCCCTTGGAACCTTCTGGAACCCTCCAGAACCCTCGTAGATCCCCCTGGAACCTTCCAGAAccttcccaaattcccccaggagcccccaagACCTCCAggagccccccaggacccctcccccaaaattcccggcccgattttggggtttttttggggggattttggggaaggatttttgggaaggattttggggttttgggggattttgggaaggattttggggttttggggatggattttgagttttttgggaCGGATTTTGAGGGAAttttggaggattttggggAAGGATTTCGAGGTTTTTTTGGggaaggattttggggttttgggggattttgggaaggattttggggttttggggatggattttgagttttttggggACGGATTTTGA
- the LOC118701177 gene encoding proteoglycan 4 isoform X11, which yields MGISGTFRNLPEPSQLPQNLPRAAPSSWGSATPPWLGNREFLMGTSPGTFQNLPRSLRTFPDPPEPSQIPMEPSGTFPDPPEPSQIPMEPSGTFLGPSEPSQILQNHHRSPWNLPELSQLPQSLPRAAPSSWCSATPSWLGNREFLMGTSAGTFQNLPRSLRTITDPHGTFRNLPEPSQIPLEPSGTLPDPHGTFRNLPEPSQIPLEPSRTFPDPPEPSQIPMEPSGTFQNHRRSPWNLLEPSRTLVDPPGTFQNLPKFPQEPPRPPGAPQDPSPKIPGPILGFFWGDFGEGFLGRILGFWGILGRILGFWGWILSFLGRILREFWRILGKDFEVFLGKDFGVLGDFGKDFGVLGMDFEFFGDGF from the exons ATGGGCATCTCCGGAACCTTCCGGAACCTTCCGGAaccttcccagctcccccagaACCTTCCCAGAGCGGCTCCGTCATCGTGGGGCTCCGCAACGCCCCCATGGCTGGGAAATAGAGAATTCCTGATGGGAACATCTCCTGGAACCTTCCAGAAC CTTCCCAGGTCCCTCAGAACCTTCCCAGATCCTCCAGAACCATCACAGATCCCCATGGAACCTTCCGGAAC CTTCCCAGATCCTCCAGAACCATCACAGATCCCCATGGAACCTTCCGGAACCTTCCTAGGTCCCTCAGAACCTTCCCAGATCCTCCAGAACCATCACAGATCCCCATGGAACCTTCCGGAActttcccagctcccccagagcCTTCCCAGAGCGGCTCCGTCATCGTGGTGCTCCGCAACGCCCTCATGGCTGGGAAATAGAGAATTCCTGATGGGAACATCTGCTGGAACCTTCCAGAACCTTCCCAGGTCCCTCAGAAC CATCACAGATCCCCATGGAACCTTCCGGAACCTTCCAGAACCCTCCCAGATCCCCCTGGAACCTTCCGGAACCCTCCCAGATCCTCATGGAACCTTCCGGAACCTTCCAGAACCCTCCCAGATCCCCCTGGAACCTTCCAGAACCTTCCCAGATCCTCCAGAACCATCACAGATCCCCATGGAACCTTCCGGAACTTTCCAGAACCATCGTAGATCCCCTTGGAACCTTCTGGAACCCTCCAGAACCCTCGTAGATCCCCCTGGAACCTTCCAGAAccttcccaaattcccccaggagcccccaagACCTCCAggagccccccaggacccctcccccaaaattcccggcccgattttggggtttttttggggggattttggggaaggatttttgggaaggattttggggttttgggggattttgggaaggattttggggttttggggatggattttgagttttttgggaCGGATTTTGAGGGAAttttggaggattttggggAAGGATTTCGAGGTTTTTTTGGggaaggattttggggttttgggggattttgggaaggattttggggttttggggatggattttgagttttttggggACGGATTTTGA
- the LOC118701177 gene encoding uncharacterized protein LOC118701177 isoform X38, with protein MEPSGTFPDPPEPSQIPMEPSGTFPGPSEPSQILQNHHRSPWNLPEPSQILQNHHRSPWNLPELSQLPQSLPRAAPSSWCSATPSWLGNREFLMGTSAGTFQNLPRSLRTFPDPPEPSQIPMEPSGTFPAPTEPSQIPMEPSGTFQNPPRSPWNLPEPSQIPLEPSRTFPDPPEPSQIPMEPSGTFQNHRRSPWNLLEPSRTLVDPPGTFQNLPKFPQEPPRPPGAPQDPSPKIPGPILGFFWGDFGEGFLGRILGFWGILGRILGFWGWILSFLGRILREFWRILGKDFEVFLGKDFGVLGDFGKDFGVLGMDFEFFGDGF; from the exons ATGGAACCTTCTGGAACTTTCCCAGATCCTCCAGAACCATCACAGATCCCCATGGAACCTTCTGGAACCTTCCCAGGTCCCTCAGAACCTTCCCAGATCCTCCAGAACCATCACAGATCCCCATGGAACCTTCCGGAAC CTTCCCAGATCCTCCAGAACCATCACAGATCCCCATGGAACCTTCCGGAActttcccagctcccccagagcCTTCCCAGAGCGGCTCCGTCATCGTGGTGCTCCGCAACGCCCTCATGGCTGGGAAATAGAGAATTCCTGATGGGAACATCTGCTGGAACCTTCCAGAACCTTCCCAGGTCCCTCAGAACCTTCCCAGATCCTCCAGAACCATCACAGATCCCCATGGAACCTTCTGGAaccttcccagctcccacagaac CATCACAGATCCCCATGGAACCTTCCGGAACCTTCCAGAACCCTCCCAGATCCCCCTGGAAC CTTCCAGAACCCTCCCAGATCCCCCTGGAACCTTCCAGAACCTTCCCAGATCCTCCAGAACCATCACAGATCCCCATGGAACCTTCCGGAACTTTCCAGAACCATCGTAGATCCCCTTGGAACCTTCTGGAACCCTCCAGAACCCTCGTAGATCCCCCTGGAACCTTCCAGAAccttcccaaattcccccaggagcccccaagACCTCCAggagccccccaggacccctcccccaaaattcccggcccgattttggggtttttttggggggattttggggaaggatttttgggaaggattttggggttttgggggattttgggaaggattttggggttttggggatggattttgagttttttgggaCGGATTTTGAGGGAAttttggaggattttggggAAGGATTTCGAGGTTTTTTTGGggaaggattttggggttttgggggattttgggaaggattttggggttttggggatggattttgagttttttggggACGGATTTTGA
- the LOC118701177 gene encoding uncharacterized protein LOC118701177 isoform X29 yields the protein MEPSGTFPDPPEPSQIPMEPSGTFPGPSEPSQILQNHHRSPWNLPEPSQILQNHHRSPWNLLEPSQLPQNLPRAAPSSWCSATPSWLGSRDWWLWNLPEPSQNLPRSPWNLLEPSQILQNPPRYPWNLPELSRTITDPHGTFRNLPEPSQIPLEPSGTLPDPHGTFRNLPEPSQIPLEPSRTFPDPPEPSQIPMEPSGTFQNHRRSPWNLLEPSRTLVDPPGTFQNLPKFPQEPPRPPGAPQDPSPKIPGPILGFFWGDFGEGFLGRILGFWGILGRILGFWGWILSFLGRILREFWRILGKDFEVFLGKDFGVLGDFGKDFGVLGMDFEFFGDGF from the exons ATGGAACCTTCTGGAACTTTCCCAGATCCTCCAGAACCATCACAGATCCCCATGGAACCTTCTGGAACCTTCCCAGGTCCCTCAGAACCTTCCCAGATCCTCCAGAACCATCACAGATCCCCATGGAACCTTCCGGAAC CTTCCCAGATCCTCCAGAACCATCACAGATCCCCATGGAACCTTCTGGAaccttcccagctcccacagaaccTTCCCAGAGCGGCTCCGTCATCGTGGTGCTCCGCAACGCCCTCATGGCTGGGAAGTAGGGATTGGTGGCTTTGGAACCTTCCAGAACCTTCTCAGAACCTTCCCAGATCCCCTTGGAACCTTCTAGAACCTTCCCAGATCCTCCAGAACCCTCCCAGATACCCCTGGAACCTTCCAGAACTTTCCAGAACCATCACAGATCCCCATGGAACCTTCCGGAACCTTCCAGAACCCTCCCAGATCCCCCTGGAACCTTCCGGAACCCTCCCAGATCCTCATGGAACCTTCCGGAACCTTCCAGAACCCTCCCAGATCCCCCTGGAACCTTCCAGAACCTTCCCAGATCCTCCAGAACCATCACAGATCCCCATGGAACCTTCCGGAACTTTCCAGAACCATCGTAGATCCCCTTGGAACCTTCTGGAACCCTCCAGAACCCTCGTAGATCCCCCTGGAACCTTCCAGAAccttcccaaattcccccaggagcccccaagACCTCCAggagccccccaggacccctcccccaaaattcccggcccgattttggggtttttttggggggattttggggaaggatttttgggaaggattttggggttttgggggattttgggaaggattttggggttttggggatggattttgagttttttgggaCGGATTTTGAGGGAAttttggaggattttggggAAGGATTTCGAGGTTTTTTTGGggaaggattttggggttttgggggattttgggaaggattttggggttttggggatggattttgagttttttggggACGGATTTTGA
- the LOC118701177 gene encoding MAPK-interacting and spindle-stabilizing protein-like isoform X32 — protein MEPSGTFPDPPEPSQIPMEPSGTFPGPSEPSQILQNHHRSPWNLPEPSQVPQNLPRSSRTITDPHGTFRNLPRSSRTITDPHGTFWNLPSSHRTFPERLRHRGAPQRPHGWEVGIGGFGTFQNLPRSSRTLPDTPGTFQNFPEPSQIPMEPSGTFQNPPRSPWNLPEPSQIPLEPSRTFPDPPEPSQIPMEPSGTFQNHRRSPWNLLEPSRTLVDPPGTFQNLPKFPQEPPRPPGAPQDPSPKIPGPILGFFWGDFGEGFLGRILGFWGILGRILGFWGWILSFLGRILREFWRILGKDFEVFLGKDFGVLGDFGKDFGVLGMDFEFFGDGF, from the exons ATGGAACCTTCTGGAACTTTCCCAGATCCTCCAGAACCATCACAGATCCCCATGGAACCTTCTGGAACCTTCCCAGGTCCCTCAGAACCTTCCCAGATCCTCCAGAACCATCACAGATCCCCATGGAACCTTCCGGAAC CTTCCCAGGTCCCTCAGAACCTTCCCAGATCCTCCAGAACCATCACAGATCCCCATGGAACCTTCCGGAAC CTTCCCAGATCCTCCAGAACCATCACAGATCCCCATGGAACCTTCTGGAaccttcccagctcccacagaaccTTCCCAGAGCGGCTCCGTCATCGTGGTGCTCCGCAACGCCCTCATGGCTGGGAAGTAGGGATTGGTGGCTTTGGAACCTTCCAGAAC CTTCCCAGATCCTCCAGAACCCTCCCAGATACCCCTGGAACCTTCCAGAACTTTCCAGAACCATCACAGATCCCCATGGAACCTTCCGGAACCTTCCAGAACCCTCCCAGATCCCCCTGGAAC CTTCCAGAACCCTCCCAGATCCCCCTGGAACCTTCCAGAACCTTCCCAGATCCTCCAGAACCATCACAGATCCCCATGGAACCTTCCGGAACTTTCCAGAACCATCGTAGATCCCCTTGGAACCTTCTGGAACCCTCCAGAACCCTCGTAGATCCCCCTGGAACCTTCCAGAAccttcccaaattcccccaggagcccccaagACCTCCAggagccccccaggacccctcccccaaaattcccggcccgattttggggtttttttggggggattttggggaaggatttttgggaaggattttggggttttgggggattttgggaaggattttggggttttggggatggattttgagttttttgggaCGGATTTTGAGGGAAttttggaggattttggggAAGGATTTCGAGGTTTTTTTGGggaaggattttggggttttgggggattttgggaaggattttggggttttggggatggattttgagttttttggggACGGATTTTGA
- the LOC118701177 gene encoding uncharacterized protein LOC118701177 isoform X41 encodes MGISGTFRNLPEPSQLPQNLPRAAPSSWGSATPPWLGNREFLMGTSPGTFQNLPRSLRTFPDPPEPSQIPMEPSGTFPDPPEPSQIPMEPSGTFPDPPEPSQIPMEPSGTFPAPTEPSQIPMEPSGTFQNPPRSPWNLPEPSQIPLEPSRTFPDPPEPSQIPMEPSGTFQNHRRSPWNLLEPSRTLVDPPGTFQNLPKFPQEPPRPPGAPQDPSPKIPGPILGFFWGDFGEGFLGRILGFWGILGRILGFWGWILSFLGRILREFWRILGKDFEVFLGKDFGVLGDFGKDFGVLGMDFEFFGDGF; translated from the exons ATGGGCATCTCCGGAACCTTCCGGAACCTTCCGGAaccttcccagctcccccagaACCTTCCCAGAGCGGCTCCGTCATCGTGGGGCTCCGCAACGCCCCCATGGCTGGGAAATAGAGAATTCCTGATGGGAACATCTCCTGGAACCTTCCAGAAC CTTCCCAGGTCCCTCAGAACCTTCCCAGATCCTCCAGAACCATCACAGATCCCCATGGAACCTTCCGGAAC CTTCCCAGATCCTCCAGAACCATCACAGATCCCCATGGAACCTTCCGGAAC CTTCCCAGATCCTCCAGAACCATCACAGATCCCCATGGAACCTTCTGGAaccttcccagctcccacagaac CATCACAGATCCCCATGGAACCTTCCGGAACCTTCCAGAACCCTCCCAGATCCCCCTGGAAC CTTCCAGAACCCTCCCAGATCCCCCTGGAACCTTCCAGAACCTTCCCAGATCCTCCAGAACCATCACAGATCCCCATGGAACCTTCCGGAACTTTCCAGAACCATCGTAGATCCCCTTGGAACCTTCTGGAACCCTCCAGAACCCTCGTAGATCCCCCTGGAACCTTCCAGAAccttcccaaattcccccaggagcccccaagACCTCCAggagccccccaggacccctcccccaaaattcccggcccgattttggggtttttttggggggattttggggaaggatttttgggaaggattttggggttttgggggattttgggaaggattttggggttttggggatggattttgagttttttgggaCGGATTTTGAGGGAAttttggaggattttggggAAGGATTTCGAGGTTTTTTTGGggaaggattttggggttttgggggattttgggaaggattttggggttttggggatggattttgagttttttggggACGGATTTTGA
- the LOC118701177 gene encoding basic salivary proline-rich protein 2 isoform X4: protein MGISGTFRNLPEPSQLPQNLPRAAPSSWGSATPPWLGNREFLMGTSPGTFQNLPRSLRTFPDPPEPSQIPMEPSGTFPDPPEPSQIPMEPSGTFLGPSEPSQILQNHHRSPWNLPELSQLPQSLPRAAPSSWCSATPSWLGNREFLMGTSAGTFQNLPRSLRTFPDPPEPSQIPMEPSGTFPDPPEPSQIPLEPSRTFQNHHRSPWNLPEPSRTLPDPPGTFRNPPRSSWNLPEPSRTLPDPPGTFQNLPRSSRTITDPHGTFQNLPKFPQEPPRPPGAPQDPSPKIPGPILGFFWGDFGEGFLGRILGFWGILGRILGFWGWILSFLGRILREFWRILGKDFEVFLGKDFGVLGDFGKDFGVLGMDFEFFGDGF, encoded by the exons ATGGGCATCTCCGGAACCTTCCGGAACCTTCCGGAaccttcccagctcccccagaACCTTCCCAGAGCGGCTCCGTCATCGTGGGGCTCCGCAACGCCCCCATGGCTGGGAAATAGAGAATTCCTGATGGGAACATCTCCTGGAACCTTCCAGAAC CTTCCCAGGTCCCTCAGAACCTTCCCAGATCCTCCAGAACCATCACAGATCCCCATGGAACCTTCCGGAAC CTTCCCAGATCCTCCAGAACCATCACAGATCCCCATGGAACCTTCCGGAACCTTCCTAGGTCCCTCAGAACCTTCCCAGATCCTCCAGAACCATCACAGATCCCCATGGAACCTTCCGGAActttcccagctcccccagagcCTTCCCAGAGCGGCTCCGTCATCGTGGTGCTCCGCAACGCCCTCATGGCTGGGAAATAGAGAATTCCTGATGGGAACATCTGCTGGAACCTTCCAGAACCTTCCCAGGTCCCTCAGAACCTTCCCAGATCCTCCAGAACCATCACAGATCCCCATGGAACCTTCTGGAac CTTCCCAGATCCTCCAGAACCCTCCCAGATACCCCTGGAACCTTCCAGAACTTTCCAGAACCATCACAGATCCCCATGGAACCTTCCGGAACCTTCCAGAACCCTCCCAGATCCCCCTGGAACCTTCCGGAACCCTCCCAGATCCTCATGGAACCTTCCGGAACCTTCCAGAACCCTCCCAGATCCCCCTGGAACCTTCCAGAACCTTCCCAGATCCTCCAGAACCATCACAGATCCCCATGGAAC CTTCCAGAAccttcccaaattcccccaggagcccccaagACCTCCAggagccccccaggacccctcccccaaaattcccggcccgattttggggtttttttggggggattttggggaaggatttttgggaaggattttggggttttgggggattttgggaaggattttggggttttggggatggattttgagttttttgggaCGGATTTTGAGGGAAttttggaggattttggggAAGGATTTCGAGGTTTTTTTGGggaaggattttggggttttgggggattttgggaaggattttggggttttggggatggattttgagttttttggggACGGATTTTGA